One window of the Thermococcus sp. P6 genome contains the following:
- a CDS encoding AAA family ATPase, whose product METGGLKLYPHQSYEVYGISRNPFEQLASEGIKDVESIHVYQEVDMRLQMILSEVIGNKSSIAFSIVGPLGTGKTQRLKTVMKGIEENRGKAIYVKVDTNDILKLTRDVFHALKPPKSRTNLFLENISRKLGFIDRLERMLSDRKEYKSRDIAELLAEQLGKYPYCALLLDELENMQSAGEREKIQFFEMLRHFISNMPQGCVVAFACVPEAYEEYTKLFPAFFMRLHYEFRLRTMSVEETYELVKKRLNLVRVRDTDDPLYPFTEEAVKLIHELGKGNPRQILRLLHYVLSEAAKHRFDPIDDYVVTTILEEPKSLEEYLTRIPKDYRDLVDAIVNEFNGGPVSYIQIAKAVKRPGIQVYDQLNELIRLGFLVGDPKGNYKVPEYVRKFLEEEAEESGE is encoded by the coding sequence CATCTCTCGAAATCCCTTCGAACAGCTCGCCAGTGAGGGAATAAAGGACGTGGAGAGCATACACGTCTATCAGGAAGTTGACATGCGCCTGCAGATGATACTCTCCGAGGTCATAGGGAACAAAAGTTCAATAGCGTTCAGCATCGTCGGGCCCCTCGGAACCGGAAAGACCCAGAGGCTCAAGACGGTGATGAAGGGCATAGAGGAGAACCGCGGAAAGGCGATATACGTCAAGGTTGATACCAACGACATCCTCAAGCTTACCAGAGACGTATTTCATGCCCTGAAGCCCCCGAAGAGCCGCACGAACCTGTTCCTCGAAAACATCTCACGAAAGCTCGGCTTCATAGACCGCCTCGAGAGGATGCTAAGCGACAGGAAGGAGTACAAGAGCAGGGACATAGCGGAACTCCTCGCGGAACAGCTCGGGAAGTACCCCTACTGCGCCCTGCTCCTCGACGAGCTTGAGAACATGCAGAGCGCCGGCGAGAGGGAGAAGATACAGTTCTTCGAGATGCTCCGGCACTTCATAAGCAACATGCCACAGGGCTGCGTCGTGGCCTTCGCATGCGTTCCCGAAGCTTACGAGGAGTACACGAAGCTCTTCCCGGCCTTCTTCATGCGCCTCCACTACGAGTTCAGGCTCAGGACCATGAGCGTCGAGGAAACCTACGAACTCGTGAAGAAGAGGCTCAACCTCGTGAGGGTGAGGGATACTGACGATCCCCTTTATCCCTTTACGGAGGAGGCGGTAAAGCTCATCCACGAGCTCGGGAAAGGAAACCCCAGACAGATCCTGAGGTTGCTCCACTACGTCCTCAGCGAGGCCGCAAAGCACAGGTTCGATCCGATAGATGACTACGTCGTCACGACCATCCTCGAGGAGCCGAAGAGCCTCGAGGAATACCTAACGAGGATTCCGAAGGATTACAGGGATCTGGTCGATGCCATAGTCAATGAGTTCAACGGCGGACCCGTGAGCTACATCCAGATAGCCAAGGCCGTCAAGAGGCCCGGGATACAGGTTTACGATCAGCTGAACGAGCTCATAAGACTCGGTTTCCTTGTTGGGGACCCCAAGGGTAACTACAAGGTTCCGGAGTACGTGAGAAAGTTCCTCGAGGAAGAAGCGGAAGAGAGCGGGGAGTGA
- a CDS encoding metal-dependent hydrolase, whose amino-acid sequence MPNYDTHVLSGVVSYPLVVFIAFILRDHAGIPFVLSSMAMVVGYAFYVLGADLPDVDHPSALIHRGTKPIVAVAVGSAVFMKVPDYINLNLGSEGLNVTAAWLLGALTAVVAWYGFTALMPRHRGIVHSLLAAAVYGLLAYALMEFGLGMGTGESLFVGFSAFSGYTLHLLLDREVSLL is encoded by the coding sequence ATGCCGAACTACGATACCCACGTGCTGAGCGGGGTAGTATCCTATCCGCTCGTCGTTTTTATCGCCTTCATCCTCAGGGACCATGCGGGCATTCCATTCGTCCTGAGCAGCATGGCGATGGTCGTGGGCTACGCGTTCTACGTCCTTGGAGCGGATCTGCCGGACGTGGACCATCCCAGTGCACTTATCCACAGGGGGACGAAGCCGATAGTGGCGGTGGCCGTTGGAAGTGCCGTCTTCATGAAGGTTCCCGATTACATAAACCTTAACCTTGGAAGCGAAGGCCTCAACGTTACCGCCGCATGGCTGCTCGGGGCACTGACTGCTGTTGTTGCATGGTACGGTTTCACCGCCCTAATGCCCAGACACAGGGGAATAGTGCACTCACTGCTGGCCGCTGCAGTATACGGTCTCCTCGCCTACGCCCTGATGGAATTCGGTCTGGGGATGGGAACGGGGGAGTCCCTCTTCGTGGGCTTCTCGGCCTTCAGTGGCTACACCCTGCACCTCCTCCTCGACCGGGAGGTATCGCTCCTCTGA